A single Brienomyrus brachyistius isolate T26 chromosome 11, BBRACH_0.4, whole genome shotgun sequence DNA region contains:
- the LOC125751823 gene encoding neurofilament medium polypeptide-like isoform X18, producing the protein MLQFRRTFENEKVQLQELNRRLSHYLSRVKHLEQENACLVKEISAVRNERTFEWEDQYLAELRELRRTVDLLAFEKSKAEVERERLRREFQTVQSLLFEESGMCRDIDGELKACKVQLQQAQAKNADLEDFMIQLENESRLLEEEHRREISHVQNNIYSRALSNVTQTYRAVPPITVEEVEQYALSMSDNCMEMFEVYRKRVEDLEESVRADEAKVEDLRREKNQYAADFEKLRSELEEQKRLQVHLEGQLRNTQDKCKGELEHYQMAVEDLEQERMILTSAITDKLKEHQDLMQVKMGLSLELAAYRALLEGEQRDAYLSAGQYSREAPRRIGSSIVRQDRRPPVNIGFETRCMEQGRSSRTSPGVSRFRSYEGPVATLGRASSRRDVMSCSKTPQVSTIAVRPVLQKYDLKTEIAEEVMVQKKDVSQHSANHQKFIKDFSPLPSPTSDKREIDLKEAHKTCVRVVSPPMMSLMTMSEKEGEEDAGDIKADKSEDRKEADYSVTLEQGKIDEEEEVDAPTIEEVMITTQGEFSDDSQIKEEKESKRVDSAEEKEEGGGSQKEEVTAITQDDFSDDSQINEEKESKRIDPAEEKEEEGGSQKEEVTEITQDDFSDDSQINEEQESKRIDPAEKEEEGGSQKKEVTAITQDDFSDDSQINEEKESKGIDPAEEKEEEGGSQKEEVTEITQDDFSNDSQINEEKESKRIDPAEEKEEEGGSQKEEVTEITQDDFSNDSEINEEKESKGIDPAEEKEEEGGSQKEEVTAIIQDDFSDDSEIKEEKESKRIDPAEGKTMATVSLEEIIEKVIKPAGLDAHLSSSPDSKITYHVEKTEAENGTTQIILESKIEEDLDVSDEALEELLNKEVKKVTLEDVKGTAAGSMIENLLSFGLAKGEDLEKLSVNVEIIEEPLEAHSKEDSKVTPTTVFFQSSSKFIQIEELENDPPPPEHYDSGVEELKTSVIAEEYGRVEVQEGLKDTDVTYYSQETEYYVSTPDDDPEEGPLSSSEHCEAVHGLSDETCHQKGPVISQEDSDSQESESKVTYMISELASSEDRDSLCVVEREVQVSPQMQEAMLDVLQEDSEDPKQQLRELLEELQGEVSGELKENVSLIPRNDEEGDGGLSVDIRKVQKDSDENSMTVVAEINVSQTLEGSELLQEQDKDTFEERERSVNVDGSPEEHDRVSRSEECSTPQIDVNNVKIGAPRPQADRSEEISQEGDMKTWQEYTAECAEIIQVLQSKEAPPQLKVNQEETIVYLESREEA; encoded by the exons ATGTTACAGTTCAGGAGAACGTTTGAGAATGAAAAAGTCCAGCTGCAGGAATTAAACCGCAGACTAAGTCACTACCTGTCCAGAGTGAAACATCTGGAGCAAGAAAACGCCTGCCTGGTAAAAGAAATAAGCGCAGTTAGAAATGAGAGAACTTTCGAGTGGGAAGACCAGTACCTGGCCGAACTGCGAGAACTTAGGAGAACGGTGGACCTGCTAGCTTTTGAGAAGTCTAAAGCTGAGGTGGAACGTGAGAGGCTGCGACGGGAGTTTCAGACGGTTCAGTCGCTGCTCTTCGAAGAGTCGGGAATGTGCCGTGACATCGATGGGGAGCTAAAAGCCTGCAAGGTGCAACTTCAGCAAGCGCAGGCGAAGAACGCCGACCTGGAGGACTTTATGATCCAGCTGGAAAACGAAAGCAGGCTTCTAGAAGAAGAGCACAGACGAGAAATTTCCCATGTCCAGAACAACATATACTCCAGAGCACTGTCCAATGTCACCCAGACGTACCGAGCTGTTCCGCCGATTACTGTGGAAGAGGTGGAGCAGTACGCGCTCAGCATGTCGGATAACTGCATGGAGATGTTCGAGGTGTACCGAAAAAGGGTGGAAGACCTGGAGGAGTCCGTCAGGGCGGACGAGGCTAAAGTGGAGGATTTGCGCAGAGAGAAGAACCAGTATGCCGCCGACTTTGAGAAGCTGCGGTCTGAGCTTGAAGAGCAAAAGAGGCTGCAGGTTCACCTTGAGGGGCAGCTGAGGAACACGCAGGACAAGTGCAAAGGGGAGCTCGAGCATTATCAG ATGGCTGTAGAGGATCTGGAGCAGGAACGGATGATTCTGACCAGCGCCATCACAGACAAGCTGAAGGAACATCAGGATCTCATGCAAGTCAAGATGGGCCTCAGCCTGGAGTTGGCAGCTTACAG GGCACTACTGGAAGGAGAGCAACGAGATGCATATCTCTCGGCAGGCCAGTATTCAAGAGAAGCACCAAGACGAATAG GCTCTTCCATAGTCAGACAAGACAGAAGACCACCTGTGAACATAGGTTTTGAAACCAGATGCATGGAACAAGGGAGATCTTCAAGAACTTCCCCCGGCGTCAGTCGTTTCAGATCCTATGAAGGCCCTGTTGCAACCCTGGGGAGAGCTTCAAGCAGAAGAGATGTCATGTCATGCAGTAAAACACCACAAGTATCCACAATCGCTGTAAGGCCAGTGTTACAGAAATATGATCTGAAAACTGAAATAGCGGAAGAAGTGATGGTGCAAAAGAAAGATGTCTCCCAGCACTCCGCGAATCATCAGAAGTTCATAAAGGATTTCAGTCCCCTTCCCTCACCAACATCAGATAAGAGGGAAATAGACCTGAAAGAGGCACATAAGACGTGTGTGAGAGTTGTGTCCCCTCCAATGATGAGTTTAATGACAATGTCAGAAAAAGAAGGTGAGGAGGATGCCGGAGACATTAAGGCTGATAAGAGTGAGGACAGAAAGGAAGCTGATTACAGTGTCACTCTGGAGCAAGGAAAGATTGACGAGGAGGAGGAAGTGGATGCTCCGACAATAGAGGAGGTCATGATAACGACCCAGGGTGAATTTTCAGATGACTCACAAattaaagaggagaaggagagtaAGAGGGTTGATTCAGctgaggagaaggaggaagggggaGGTTCTCAGAAGGAGGAGGTCACAGCAATAACCCAGGATGATTTTTCAGATGATTCACAAATTAATGAGGAGAAGGAGAGTAAAAGGATTGATCCAGctgaggagaaggaggaagagggaggttctCAGAAGGAggaggtcacagaaataacccaggatgattTTTCAGATGATTCACAAATTAATGAGGAGCAGGAAAGTAAAAGGATTGATCCAGCTgagaaggaggaagagggaggttctCAGAAGAAGGAGGTCACAGCAATAACCCAGGATGATTTTTCAGATGACTCACAAATTAATGAGGAGAAGGAGAGTAAGGGGATTGATCCAGctgaggagaaggaggaagagggaggttctCAGAAGGAggag gtcacagaaataacccaggatgattTTTCAAATGATTCACAAATTAATGAGGAGAAGGAGAGTAAGAGGATTGATCCAGctgaggagaaggaggaagagggaggttctCAGAAGGAggaggtcacagaaataacccaggatgattTTTCAAATGACTCAGAAATTAATGAGGAGAAGGAGAGTAAGGGGATTGATCCAGctgaggagaaggaggaagagggaggttctCAGAAGGAGGAGGTCACAGCAATAATCCAGGATGATTTTTCAGATGACTCAGAAattaaagaggagaaggagagtaAGAGGATTGATCCAGCTGAGGGGAAGACCATGGCAACAGTAAGCTTGGAGGAAATTATTGAAAAAGTTATAAAGCCTGCTGGTCTGGATGCACATCTTAGTTCATCACCAGACTCAAAGATCACCTATCATGTTGAGAAAACAGAAGCAGAGAATGGCACAACCCAAATAATACTAGAGTCAAAGATAGAGGAGGATCTGGATGTGTCTGATGAGGCTTTGGAAGAGCTCCTCAACAAAGAAGTTAAGAAAGTCACTCTAGAGGATGTCAAAGGAACTGCTGCTGGAAGTATGATTGAAAACTTGCTTTCTTTTGGGCTAGCAAAAGGCGAAGACTTGGAAAAGCTGTCAGTAAATGTTGAAATAATCGAGGAGCCACTGGAAGCACACAGCAAGGAGGACAGCAAGGTCACTCCAACGACAGTGTTCTTTCAGTCTTCTTCAAAATTTATCCAAATTGAAGAGTTAGAGAATGACCCTCCACCGCCTGAACATTATGACAGTGGTGTTGAAGAATTAAAGACTTCAGTGATAGCTGAAGAATACGGACGAGTGGAAGTGCAAGAGGGTTTGAAAGATACAGACGTCACATATTACAGTCAAGAAACTGAATATTACGTGTCCACACCGGATGATGATCCTGAGGAAGGCCCTTTATCGTCTTCTGAACACTGTGAAGCAGTTCATGGCTTGTCAGATGAAACATGCCATCAAAAAGGACCTGTAATCAGCCAAGAGGATTCTGATAGTCAAGAATCAGAATCCAAAGTAACATATATGATCAGTGAACTTGCCAGCAGTGAGGACAGAGATTCACTGTGTGTTGTAGAAAGAGAAGTTCAAGTCTCTCCCCAAATGCAAGAGGCTATGCtagatgttctgcaagaagaCTCAGAGGACCCAAAGCAACAGCTGAGGGAACTTTTGGAAGAGCTCCAAGGAGAAGTGAGTGGGGAATTAAAGGAAAATGTATCTCTTATCCCAAGAAATGATGAAGAAGGTGATGGCGGTCTGTCTGTAGACATCAGAAAAGTACAGAAGGATTCGGATGAGAATTCAATGACCGTTGTAGCAGAGATCAATGTTTCACAGACTCTAGAAGGTTCTGAACTGTTGCAGGAGCAGGACAAAGATACGTTTGAAGAGAGAGAACGGTCAGTGAATGTAGACGGCAGTCCAGAGGAACATGACAGGGTTAGTCGTTCTGAGGAATGCAGTACTCCTCAGATTGATGTCAACAATGTTAAGATTGGGGCTCCTCGTCCACAAGCTGATAGAAGTGAGGAGATCAGTCAGGAGGGGGACATGAAGACATGGCAGGAGTACACCGCAGAGTGTGCCGAAATCATCCAGGTGCTACAAAGCAAAGAAGCTCCACCCCAGTTAAAAGTGAATCAAGAGGAAACAATCGTCTACCTGGAAAGCCGTGAAGAAGCATAA
- the LOC125751823 gene encoding neurofilament medium polypeptide-like isoform X20 — protein MLQFRRTFENEKVQLQELNRRLSHYLSRVKHLEQENACLVKEISAVRNERTFEWEDQYLAELRELRRTVDLLAFEKSKAEVERERLRREFQTVQSLLFEESGMCRDIDGELKACKVQLQQAQAKNADLEDFMIQLENESRLLEEEHRREISHVQNNIYSRALSNVTQTYRAVPPITVEEVEQYALSMSDNCMEMFEVYRKRVEDLEESVRADEAKVEDLRREKNQYAADFEKLRSELEEQKRLQVHLEGQLRNTQDKCKGELEHYQMAVEDLEQERMILTSAITDKLKEHQDLMQVKMGLSLELAAYRALLEGEQRDAYLSAGQYSREAPRRIGSSIVRQDRRPPVNIGFETRCMEQGRSSRTSPGVSRFRSYEGPVATLGRASSRRDVMSCSKTPQVSTIAVRPVLQKYDLKTEIAEEVMVQKKDVSQHSANHQKFIKDFSPLPSPTSDKREIDLKEAHKTCVRVVSPPMMSLMTMSEKEGEEDAGDIKADKSEDRKEADYSVTLEQGKIDEEEEVDAPTIEEVMITTQGEFSDDSQIKEEKESKRVDSAEEKEEGGGSQKEEVTAITQDDFSDDSQINEEKESKRIDPAEEKEEEGGSQKEEVTEITQDDFSDDSQINEEQESKRIDPAEKEEEGGSQKKEVTAITQDDFSDDSQINEEKESKGIDPAEEKEEEGGSQKEEVTEITQNDFSDDSQINEEKESKRIDPAEEKEEEGGSQKEEVTAIIQDDFSDDSEIKEEKESKRIDPAEGKTMATVSLEEIIEKVIKPAGLDAHLSSSPDSKITYHVEKTEAENGTTQIILESKIEEDLDVSDEALEELLNKEVKKVTLEDVKGTAAGSMIENLLSFGLAKGEDLEKLSVNVEIIEEPLEAHSKEDSKVTPTTVFFQSSSKFIQIEELENDPPPPEHYDSGVEELKTSVIAEEYGRVEVQEGLKDTDVTYYSQETEYYVSTPDDDPEEGPLSSSEHCEAVHGLSDETCHQKGPVISQEDSDSQESESKVTYMISELASSEDRDSLCVVEREVQVSPQMQEAMLDVLQEDSEDPKQQLRELLEELQGEVSGELKENVSLIPRNDEEGDGGLSVDIRKVQKDSDENSMTVVAEINVSQTLEGSELLQEQDKDTFEERERSVNVDGSPEEHDRVSRSEECSTPQIDVNNVKIGAPRPQADRSEEISQEGDMKTWQEYTAECAEIIQVLQSKEAPPQLKVNQEETIVYLESREEA, from the exons ATGTTACAGTTCAGGAGAACGTTTGAGAATGAAAAAGTCCAGCTGCAGGAATTAAACCGCAGACTAAGTCACTACCTGTCCAGAGTGAAACATCTGGAGCAAGAAAACGCCTGCCTGGTAAAAGAAATAAGCGCAGTTAGAAATGAGAGAACTTTCGAGTGGGAAGACCAGTACCTGGCCGAACTGCGAGAACTTAGGAGAACGGTGGACCTGCTAGCTTTTGAGAAGTCTAAAGCTGAGGTGGAACGTGAGAGGCTGCGACGGGAGTTTCAGACGGTTCAGTCGCTGCTCTTCGAAGAGTCGGGAATGTGCCGTGACATCGATGGGGAGCTAAAAGCCTGCAAGGTGCAACTTCAGCAAGCGCAGGCGAAGAACGCCGACCTGGAGGACTTTATGATCCAGCTGGAAAACGAAAGCAGGCTTCTAGAAGAAGAGCACAGACGAGAAATTTCCCATGTCCAGAACAACATATACTCCAGAGCACTGTCCAATGTCACCCAGACGTACCGAGCTGTTCCGCCGATTACTGTGGAAGAGGTGGAGCAGTACGCGCTCAGCATGTCGGATAACTGCATGGAGATGTTCGAGGTGTACCGAAAAAGGGTGGAAGACCTGGAGGAGTCCGTCAGGGCGGACGAGGCTAAAGTGGAGGATTTGCGCAGAGAGAAGAACCAGTATGCCGCCGACTTTGAGAAGCTGCGGTCTGAGCTTGAAGAGCAAAAGAGGCTGCAGGTTCACCTTGAGGGGCAGCTGAGGAACACGCAGGACAAGTGCAAAGGGGAGCTCGAGCATTATCAG ATGGCTGTAGAGGATCTGGAGCAGGAACGGATGATTCTGACCAGCGCCATCACAGACAAGCTGAAGGAACATCAGGATCTCATGCAAGTCAAGATGGGCCTCAGCCTGGAGTTGGCAGCTTACAG GGCACTACTGGAAGGAGAGCAACGAGATGCATATCTCTCGGCAGGCCAGTATTCAAGAGAAGCACCAAGACGAATAG GCTCTTCCATAGTCAGACAAGACAGAAGACCACCTGTGAACATAGGTTTTGAAACCAGATGCATGGAACAAGGGAGATCTTCAAGAACTTCCCCCGGCGTCAGTCGTTTCAGATCCTATGAAGGCCCTGTTGCAACCCTGGGGAGAGCTTCAAGCAGAAGAGATGTCATGTCATGCAGTAAAACACCACAAGTATCCACAATCGCTGTAAGGCCAGTGTTACAGAAATATGATCTGAAAACTGAAATAGCGGAAGAAGTGATGGTGCAAAAGAAAGATGTCTCCCAGCACTCCGCGAATCATCAGAAGTTCATAAAGGATTTCAGTCCCCTTCCCTCACCAACATCAGATAAGAGGGAAATAGACCTGAAAGAGGCACATAAGACGTGTGTGAGAGTTGTGTCCCCTCCAATGATGAGTTTAATGACAATGTCAGAAAAAGAAGGTGAGGAGGATGCCGGAGACATTAAGGCTGATAAGAGTGAGGACAGAAAGGAAGCTGATTACAGTGTCACTCTGGAGCAAGGAAAGATTGACGAGGAGGAGGAAGTGGATGCTCCGACAATAGAGGAGGTCATGATAACGACCCAGGGTGAATTTTCAGATGACTCACAAattaaagaggagaaggagagtaAGAGGGTTGATTCAGctgaggagaaggaggaagggggaGGTTCTCAGAAGGAGGAGGTCACAGCAATAACCCAGGATGATTTTTCAGATGATTCACAAATTAATGAGGAGAAGGAGAGTAAAAGGATTGATCCAGctgaggagaaggaggaagagggaggttctCAGAAGGAggaggtcacagaaataacccaggatgattTTTCAGATGATTCACAAATTAATGAGGAGCAGGAAAGTAAAAGGATTGATCCAGCTgagaaggaggaagagggaggttctCAGAAGAAGGAGGTCACAGCAATAACCCAGGATGATTTTTCAGATGACTCACAAATTAATGAGGAGAAGGAGAGTAAGGGGATTGATCCAGctgaggagaaggaggaagagggaggttctCAGAAGGAggaggtcacagaaataacccaGAATGATTTTTCAGATGATTCACAAATTAATGAGGAGAAGGAGAGTAAAAGGATTGATCCAGctgaggagaaggaggaagagggaggttctCAGAAGGAGGAG GTCACAGCAATAATCCAGGATGATTTTTCAGATGACTCAGAAattaaagaggagaaggagagtaAGAGGATTGATCCAGCTGAGGGGAAGACCATGGCAACAGTAAGCTTGGAGGAAATTATTGAAAAAGTTATAAAGCCTGCTGGTCTGGATGCACATCTTAGTTCATCACCAGACTCAAAGATCACCTATCATGTTGAGAAAACAGAAGCAGAGAATGGCACAACCCAAATAATACTAGAGTCAAAGATAGAGGAGGATCTGGATGTGTCTGATGAGGCTTTGGAAGAGCTCCTCAACAAAGAAGTTAAGAAAGTCACTCTAGAGGATGTCAAAGGAACTGCTGCTGGAAGTATGATTGAAAACTTGCTTTCTTTTGGGCTAGCAAAAGGCGAAGACTTGGAAAAGCTGTCAGTAAATGTTGAAATAATCGAGGAGCCACTGGAAGCACACAGCAAGGAGGACAGCAAGGTCACTCCAACGACAGTGTTCTTTCAGTCTTCTTCAAAATTTATCCAAATTGAAGAGTTAGAGAATGACCCTCCACCGCCTGAACATTATGACAGTGGTGTTGAAGAATTAAAGACTTCAGTGATAGCTGAAGAATACGGACGAGTGGAAGTGCAAGAGGGTTTGAAAGATACAGACGTCACATATTACAGTCAAGAAACTGAATATTACGTGTCCACACCGGATGATGATCCTGAGGAAGGCCCTTTATCGTCTTCTGAACACTGTGAAGCAGTTCATGGCTTGTCAGATGAAACATGCCATCAAAAAGGACCTGTAATCAGCCAAGAGGATTCTGATAGTCAAGAATCAGAATCCAAAGTAACATATATGATCAGTGAACTTGCCAGCAGTGAGGACAGAGATTCACTGTGTGTTGTAGAAAGAGAAGTTCAAGTCTCTCCCCAAATGCAAGAGGCTATGCtagatgttctgcaagaagaCTCAGAGGACCCAAAGCAACAGCTGAGGGAACTTTTGGAAGAGCTCCAAGGAGAAGTGAGTGGGGAATTAAAGGAAAATGTATCTCTTATCCCAAGAAATGATGAAGAAGGTGATGGCGGTCTGTCTGTAGACATCAGAAAAGTACAGAAGGATTCGGATGAGAATTCAATGACCGTTGTAGCAGAGATCAATGTTTCACAGACTCTAGAAGGTTCTGAACTGTTGCAGGAGCAGGACAAAGATACGTTTGAAGAGAGAGAACGGTCAGTGAATGTAGACGGCAGTCCAGAGGAACATGACAGGGTTAGTCGTTCTGAGGAATGCAGTACTCCTCAGATTGATGTCAACAATGTTAAGATTGGGGCTCCTCGTCCACAAGCTGATAGAAGTGAGGAGATCAGTCAGGAGGGGGACATGAAGACATGGCAGGAGTACACCGCAGAGTGTGCCGAAATCATCCAGGTGCTACAAAGCAAAGAAGCTCCACCCCAGTTAAAAGTGAATCAAGAGGAAACAATCGTCTACCTGGAAAGCCGTGAAGAAGCATAA